The DNA sequence AACAGGGCCGGGTCGTGACCATCACCTATGACCCGGAACTGGGTTTGGGATTTGAAGCATAACGCATAATGGAGGAGACACGTATGAACCTGATAGAGGACGCCTGGATTCCCGTTCGCTATGGAGATGGCCGAATACGCACCATCGCCCCCTGGCAACTCACCGAACCGTGGCAGAAAGTGGGGCAGGAAGGTGGACCGGGGGGAGGGCTGCCCCTGGAGATGGCCTCCCCCCGGCCCGACTTTGATGGGGCGCTGGTGCAGTTTTTGATCGGCCTGCTGCAAACCGCCAACACCCCGCGAAATGGACGTCACTGGCGGCAGGCGTTCAAGACGCCCCCAACCCCGGAAGCGTTGCGTGACCTGTTTTCCCCCTTCACCTCCACCTTCAATCTGGATGGGGAGGGGCCGCGCTTCATGCAGGACTTGTATCTCGATGGCCATTTTACGGATATGCCCATCGGCCAGCTCCTCATCGACATGCCCGGGGATAAAGCCAGAAAAGTCCATGGAGATCATTTTATCAAGCGCGGAAGCTGCGACCGGATGTGCCCGATCTGCGCCACCACCGCCCTGTGGTGCATGCAGACCAACGCCCCAGCGGGTGGCACTGGCTATCGCACCGGTATTCGGGGAGGGGGTCCCCTCACAACCCTGTTGCTGGGAGATACCCTGTGGGAAACCGTGTGGCTGAACGTGCTGGATGGGGAGGTCAAGGATGTGCCTCTGGAAGTTCCCATGGATGCCACGGTTTTCCCCTGGCTGGGACCAACCCGCACCAGCAACCTCAAGGAAGCTGGTAAAGAGACCTCCCCTGAGGATGGTCACCCGTGGCAAATGTTTTGGGCCACGGCCCGGCGCATCCAGTTGATGTTTTCCACGTTTGAACAAGCCATCGACTGTGACGTATGCGGTGTGTCCACACAGAGGGGGGTCACTTCTTTTCGCACCCGCAACTATGGCGTCAACTATACCGGAGCCTGGGTCCATCCCCTTTCACCCTATGGTTTTGACAAGGAAGGCATGCCCTATTCCATGCATCCCCAACCGGGAGGCCTTTCCTGGCGGCATTGGCTGGGGCTGGTCCTGCCCCGTAGCGGTGAAAAACCCCAAAATCGCCGGGAGCCCGCACAAGTCGTTACGTGCTGGAAGAGAAGCAGAGAGCGGGGCAGGCAAGCTACCGGACGGCTTTGGGGGTTTGGCTATGACATGGACAACATGAAAGCCCGCTGCTGGTACGAAGGCATCATGCCCCTGTCGTCGGTGCCGGAAGTGGATTCAGAGGATTGGCAGAGAGAAGTAGAGCGGCTGGTGCATTCCGCTGAACAGGTGCTCAGGCAGCTTAGAAAACGCATCAATGATGCAACCACCAGCGCCGCCAACGTCAGCGGCATTTTTTGGCAATCCACAGAAACCGGATTTTATCTCCACCTGGATCAACTGGGAGCCGGTTATGACTCTGCCGGGGGGGAAGAACACGCCTTTGATCGTCAGGCGTGGGCCATCTCCTGGCACAAGGTTTTGAGCAGGATTGCCCGTTGGATTTTTGAGGAAGCGACCCAATCCGCCCGCATCCAGGAGGCCGATCCAGCCAAAATCGCCCGGGCCTGGAACAATTTAAACAGGGATCTCAACGCCAAGTCCTTACGGGAAACACTCAACCTGGCGCCCATCAAAGCAACCGGCAAAGGAAAGAGGGCCAAATCATGACCGAAGGCCAAAGAAGCCATCTTGATTTCAAAAACGACAGTGCCGAAGTCGACATCCTGCGCCGTTGGCTGGCAGGACTGGAACATGATCGAGGCACTCGCGCCACCCTCCGTCGCTGCCGTTCTCCGGGGGAGGTGGAGCTGATGCCTGAGTTCCATCGCCTGTGGTGGCAAATCAAACCCCTTGCAACCAAAGCGTATCCCCAATCCCTGGCCGCAGTGGTGGGGCTTGTTTCCCAACTCAAAGCGGACACCGGCCCCAAAATCACCCTGGCTGCCCAGATGGGTCGCCCCTTGGACCGGGACCGGGCAACCCTTTCAGGCCTGCGCTTTCGTCGCTTGTTGGCCATCACCGAACGGGACGATCTCTACACCGCCATGACCCGGGTGCTACGGCATCTCGACGGTCAGGCCAACCTGGCTGATCTGGCCCAGGGCGTCTACGGCTGGAACGACTATGTCCGCAAACAGTGGGCCTATGCCTATTACGAAGTAGCTCCAAATAAAGAAGCCTGAATCTATTTGTCATCCTTATCGGAAGAGGAAAAAATCCATGAGCCGTTTTTTGCAATTGCACCTGCTGACCAGCTATCCCCCCGCCAACCTCAATCGTGACGATCTGGGTCGCCCCAAAACCGCCATGATGGGCAATGTCCAGCGCCTGCGGGTCTCCTCCCAGAGCCTCAAACGGGCCTGGCGCATGTCGGAACCGTTTCAGAGCAAAATGGAAGGAAATATGGGCACCCGCACCAAGCGCATGGGTGAAGATTGGCTCAAACGTTTGAAGGATGGGGGCATCGCGGAAAAAAAGGCCCTGGGGTGGATTACCAAAATCTTGTCCAAATTTGGTGCAGTGGAAAAGGATTTGCCCCTCACCAAGCAGTTGGTCCATTACGCTCCGGAAGAGATCCAGGCTGTTGAAACCTTGCTGGACACTCTGATCGCCGAAAACCGCCCCCCCGAAGATGATGAACTGACCCTGCTGCGCAATCGCCTGCGGGTGGCCGATGTCGCCCTCTTTGGCCGCATGCTGGCCGATGCCCCTTCTTTCAACAAAGAGGCGGCAGCCCAAGTCGCCCACGCCATCAGCGTCCACGGGGTGACGGTGGAAGATGACTTTTTCACTGCCGTGGATGATCTCAACCAAGCGGCAGAGGAGACCGGTTCCGGCCACATGGGGGTGATCGAGTTTGGCGCCGGGCTTTTCTATCAATATGTCTGCATCAACATGGACCTGCTATACAAAAATCTGGATTACGACCGGCAGCTTACCGAACAAACCGTGACCGCCCTGATGGAGGTTGTCGCCACGGTCGCCCCCACCGGCAAGCAGAACAGTTTTGGTTCAAGAGCTTATGCGAGCTATATCCTGGCGGAATCCGGAACCCGCCAGCCCCGCTCCCTGTCGGTGGCCTATTTGAAGCCGGTGGTTGGACAGAATGTGCTCGATGAGGCGATCAAAAATCTCAATGAAACCCGGAACAGCATGGACCGTGTTTATGGACCGGCATCGGAAAAACAGTGCATCGTCAACGCCGCCCACGGCAAGGGCAGCTTACAGGAGCTTTTGGCCTTTGCCAGCGCCGCCGTTCCCAGCGGGGAGGGTTAACCCATGGACTTTTTGCTCTTTCGGCTCTACGCCCCCCTCAGCGCCTGGGGGGTGACGGCGGTGGGAGAAAATCGCCATGTTCAGGCCCACCCCAGTCGTTCCGCCCTGCTGGGATTGATGGCGGCGGCTCTGGGGCTCACCCGGGAGGAAAAAACCGCCCAACAGCAGTTGGACAGTGAACTGGGGTTTGCCATAGCTCTGGAGCGGGCTGGCACGCATCTGTCCGATTACCACACCGCCCAGGCCCCCAAGGCCAAGGATATCAAAAAAGGCCGCCCCGCCAGCC is a window from the Magnetococcales bacterium genome containing:
- the casA gene encoding type I-E CRISPR-associated protein Cse1/CasA, with amino-acid sequence MNLIEDAWIPVRYGDGRIRTIAPWQLTEPWQKVGQEGGPGGGLPLEMASPRPDFDGALVQFLIGLLQTANTPRNGRHWRQAFKTPPTPEALRDLFSPFTSTFNLDGEGPRFMQDLYLDGHFTDMPIGQLLIDMPGDKARKVHGDHFIKRGSCDRMCPICATTALWCMQTNAPAGGTGYRTGIRGGGPLTTLLLGDTLWETVWLNVLDGEVKDVPLEVPMDATVFPWLGPTRTSNLKEAGKETSPEDGHPWQMFWATARRIQLMFSTFEQAIDCDVCGVSTQRGVTSFRTRNYGVNYTGAWVHPLSPYGFDKEGMPYSMHPQPGGLSWRHWLGLVLPRSGEKPQNRREPAQVVTCWKRSRERGRQATGRLWGFGYDMDNMKARCWYEGIMPLSSVPEVDSEDWQREVERLVHSAEQVLRQLRKRINDATTSAANVSGIFWQSTETGFYLHLDQLGAGYDSAGGEEHAFDRQAWAISWHKVLSRIARWIFEEATQSARIQEADPAKIARAWNNLNRDLNAKSLRETLNLAPIKATGKGKRAKS
- the casB gene encoding type I-E CRISPR-associated protein Cse2/CasB, which produces MTEGQRSHLDFKNDSAEVDILRRWLAGLEHDRGTRATLRRCRSPGEVELMPEFHRLWWQIKPLATKAYPQSLAAVVGLVSQLKADTGPKITLAAQMGRPLDRDRATLSGLRFRRLLAITERDDLYTAMTRVLRHLDGQANLADLAQGVYGWNDYVRKQWAYAYYEVAPNKEA
- the cas7e gene encoding type I-E CRISPR-associated protein Cas7/Cse4/CasC, which gives rise to MSRFLQLHLLTSYPPANLNRDDLGRPKTAMMGNVQRLRVSSQSLKRAWRMSEPFQSKMEGNMGTRTKRMGEDWLKRLKDGGIAEKKALGWITKILSKFGAVEKDLPLTKQLVHYAPEEIQAVETLLDTLIAENRPPEDDELTLLRNRLRVADVALFGRMLADAPSFNKEAAAQVAHAISVHGVTVEDDFFTAVDDLNQAAEETGSGHMGVIEFGAGLFYQYVCINMDLLYKNLDYDRQLTEQTVTALMEVVATVAPTGKQNSFGSRAYASYILAESGTRQPRSLSVAYLKPVVGQNVLDEAIKNLNETRNSMDRVYGPASEKQCIVNAAHGKGSLQELLAFASAAVPSGEG